The window CACGAGATGTGGTATGCCCTGGATTTGTCGccgagcatccatccatccattttctgagctgcttatcctcataagggtcacgggagtgctggagactatcccagctgtgatcgggcagaaggcggggtacaccctgaactggtcaccagccaatcgcagggcatgtggagacagtcacactcacaattacacctaggggcaatttagagtctccaatgaatgcatgtttttgggatgtgggaggaaaccggagggccagagaacacccacgcagccgggtttgaaccccggtccttagaactgtgaggtcaacactctaCAGTTACCCCCCCATCGTGCCGCCTGGTTGCCGAACTTTGGCCTAATAGAAAATCTGTATCGGTTGGGCGCTAATAttgacaaagaatgaaaaaaaaaaaaaatgagcgccAGTGTTGAGCTTCCAACCAGTGGTCTTGGTGACAGCAGTTGATCAATCAGCAGCATGGATACTGTTTGACAAGAATGAGGCAGTAGATGACAACAAAAAGTTCTTATAGTGAAGCCACAGACAAATGAGACGGATATCTGCATTCCTACAGAgaattattacatccatccattttccaagacgctttcctcacaagagtcgtgagagtactggagcttatcccagctaattttgggcgaaaggcggactccaCTCTGAACTGGACGCCAGGCAGTCTCAGGGCGACATACCGACAACCATCATTTAGAGTACTACAATCTTAAGTCTACAAAAgctttctaaaaaaatatttgtaaggTCCGAGCAATATAGCCACAAGTGCTCCTGAAATGGAAATAGGCCGTCTGAGCTTATATAGCGTTGCATTTAAAACCAAGAGAATGAacaggaaaaaggaaaggaggGGACGGGGTTGCTTTTCGGAGGAACTACAGGTAACGAGTGCAAATGAAGGAATGAATTTGAATGACAACacctagaaaaataaaaaaaaacaaagaaaaaatgataAAAGACAGAGTGAGACCTCCGGGGCAGAGACGCATCAGGCGAGGCATCAATCCACCTAAGAGTGCCTGCCTGTGCCTCACATTTATAACTCCAAAAAGCTATCACGTGCGCATACACGGAGGAACATCCTGAAATTCATTATTTGCCACCCTCAACCCTGAGGGACAAAAAGTCTCCTGTGCTTGCTTTCTCATCGCCTGAATCACCGCAGGTCTGTACGCTTATGAATCAATAACACGCTTCAGTGGGAATAATTCAATCAGACTTAAACTGAGTGACGGGGTGGTGGGGTTGGCTCGATACGCCACGTGAGTAACAATAAACCACTTTATAACACGAGGCCCTCTCATGCCTGTATGAAACTGTATTGGGCCTTTCTGACGCCCTGTCATATGAGGTTGATTGATTTTCTACTCTGGTTGTCATTCTGTTTAATCGATGGGAAGCAAAACAGTAGCTCAGGGGAGTCAAAGCACTCGACTATTAGTCTTGAGGGACAGATTGATGGCAAACAAATGTGTATAACACATTTGTTCCAATAGTCATGGCCAGCTGAGACAACACATACTATACTTCAAATCAATGACATCTAATTTCCTTGAGGGTAGCATCGCCCCCAAAAAACAGGTGATTCTTACCTGTAAGATGACTGCTatctgatgttttgttttgttttttttaaaaaaaggatatgGGTTGCAGACCATCTTGAGACACCAGCTCCGAGGACGGGTGCTCTGTTTCATGTAGAAGAAGACCACTGGGGCCAGGGTGGGGTAAGGCAGGCTTTCCTCGCCAGATGCCGACGCTTCATCTCCGGCCGAAGAAGTCCCGTCAAGGGCAGGAGAAGCCGGGGAAGCCGGTTCCATTGTCACTTCGGTCCGCTCCACACTTCCTCCGGTCCCTTCCCCGGATAAGTCATTGAGCCGGATGAAAGTCCTCGGCAGAGAGGAGCGGCCCTCCGAGCCCCTGGAGTCAGGGGTCCCGGAGAGATTTCCCCCATCCTCAGCCATCATTCACCTCCTGCAAGGATGAGCACGATTACATCAAACAATATTGCCCAATGGCCATCGTAAGATTTGGTAGAGACATCACCGAATGCAACATCCTCACAGTAATGAGccacgatagatagatagatagatagatagatagatagatagatagatagatagatagatagatagatagatagatagatagatagatagatagatagatagatagatagatagatagatagatagatagatagatagatagatagatagatagataggtctCAATTAAAACAACAGAAAAGCAAAGACTATTAAATAGCatatgtacaattaaaaaaaaaaaaaacgtcaagtcATAATTCCAATGCGGTCTAAAGGTCCAatataaagtttaaaaaaaacattgcatttcACCTGATTTGGACTCGGTGGAAGTATGTGCAGTGCGTTGAGTCATCGCATGATCAGTTTGGTGGCTGCAAAGTCCACACCAGCCTGAAGCGAGAAGCACCTTCTGGTGGCAAGGAGAGGATTTCGTGGCTTTGGAGGACCGCAGAGTTCCCAAGTGGTTCTCTGTCGCACTTGGTCCGTCTCTGCAGCCTCAGTGTGGTACGCAGGGAGACAGAGAAAGATAGCGAGGCCCCGAGCGGAGCCCCGGTGTTCAAACCTCTGTTGACGGgagcggggtggggggagggtcTCGGTAACACTTTATAAGCATCCACCGGTTCCGATGTTCAAAAGGGTCTGGGTCCGGTTCTGCGGCGTGGGGCTTTTCTTTCTGTTCCTACAACTTCTTTTTGAATTCCTTCATTCAGTtgatccaaaaataaataaataaataaataaaaatcatatgAATACGTTCGCTTTCCCTCCAGCGTCCTTCCTCTTCTAAATGAAGTCGCCTCCAACACTTTTCGTTGCATCCACGGGCGAGTTTGTTCAGTGTATATTCCGCAACACAGTTTGAAAAATCCGTCAAGGTGCTGCCAGCCGTCTAGTCGAGCATCACAAACCAAACGCgctgttcttttcttttttctttctttctttttctgcttttttaaaCATGACAGAGCATCTTTCCTCTTTGCCTCCGACCGGGCACTCCCGCTCTCACCCTTGTCTCCTCCAGAAGTGGGCTCTGTCAGTTCCGTCCATCAGGGAAGCTCACACAACTGGATGGAGAGGGAGGAAacggtgtggggggggggggagagacgaAACTTCGAAATATCCGCCCACTGAGCGATTCCTTTGAGCCAATCACCGTGCAGGCAACTCTACAGCTTGCTTTTCATTGGCCAAGGAAGCTGTCACGTCAGATGCAAACTGACGGCCAGGGGAACTAAACAGCTGGAAGCTTATGTTAATTGTCAGCCAATGAGGAGCCAGTGTGTGAAGGCATACTGCCGGCACCGCTCTGTGATTGGTGGATAACTTTTTGACAGCAACTTCCAAAAGTGATAGGGAGTTGCCACATGGTGCAATGACTTGCTGGTCCAGcaataaaacaattcaaaaatTGTGTCTTTAAAATGAACATTACTTTATAATGTTTGCATACTTGATTTTTATCAGCACAATAGATTAACAACACGTCTCTTGGataataaatcaatttaaatctctttttaaaaaaaaaaaaataaatgtttttgttatgtttgtTATGCATTTTTGTTCCCACAAGCCATGGCAGCCGCTACTTTTTACGTCTAACCCTTGTGTATATGAATTATTCTCATGTGCTTCAATGTTATTTgttcaatattttcaaattttattgtTTCTTCTTAATAACAAACTGGGAGTTATCGCCCAATTGCTTTGAATATGGGCTTAATGAGAAAGCAAGCTCACTATTTTTATcttgattattattgttgttgtagtGGTGGAAATTGAGTTGACACGTCATTATAGTGGTGGAGAGAAAATTGcccttagctgtgattgtgagtacggctgtttgtctccatgtgccctgcgattggctcgcaatcAGTTCAGAGtatacactgcctcctgcctgttgacagctgggatcgtctccggcattcctgcgacccttgtgaggatacgcggctaagttaatggataaatggatggattttaaaaacaCCTATTAACACTGAACACGTGTTGTACGGTGTGATGTAGTTCACAGTCAAAAAAAAGGTGTGGTCATTTTTGACGCAGTATTGATGCATTATTTTTGATGCAGCTCATGCAGGCTCTAATAAAATAGAGGCAAAAAATAATGTCCACCttcagcaataaaaaaacacGGTACATTTAAATGGAAATTTGAGAAGAGTGGCTCACGAAAGAGGCTAAGACATGTATGCCAGTGGCCACTAGAGGAAGATGTTTCCTCAGGTCGCCTAAAGGCAGCCTAATGCTGCCTGAGTTAGACATTTTGTTTACTTAGTTGCTGTCTTGTGCATTGATTTTTGTCCCCCGTTTGATGAATAAACATGCGTTGTTAGGACTGTACATGCGGTTGCAACACACTTACTTTTCATTAAACCATAATATTATTGATCTAAAAAAAGGAGCAAATCAATGAGAgtaacacattttctttttcattacaTCTGTGGAAGCCGTAGCACTTTTGTGTACAATTTTAGTTGTGAATCACCCAGGACATATTTCGACACGCATGGTGAAAATAAGACTGAAAATCCCCACGGATTCACAAATGAACTAAAAACACCTGCGAGGGAGCGCAGTAAACGGTCGACTGGCGGTAGAAAGCGAGAGTGGGACTCTTGGCTGTTGCTGTCAATAAAGCCTGTTCAGACTGATTAGTTGTATTTCTTAACAGAGTATTGATCCAAGCCTACTTCTACCTGTTAGGCAGCAACAGGGCCCTGTTGTGATTAGCTCAAGCAAAACAATAAATTTCTCGGTGAAGTGCAATGGAAGTAACattaattaataaaacacaGCACAATTAACCATCTCTTATTCATATAATGGAATAAAACAttggttttcaaatgtgaatgtgCACGAATACCTCCTCATCCTCCCCTgctaaagtgatttttttatgaGTTTGCAGGTGATGCTTTCTTGTAGAACTTTGAACAAACTTTGTACAGTTCTCTCCAGAACATTCCAAGGAACCTGTCAGTGAATTTTGAGTGAGTTGATGGGGCTGGGGTGGGGACTTGCCACTTGGAGGTCAACGGGCGACTTATCAATACACTTGGCAGCTGCTACTCCTCACCACTTCTGAAAGAAGTATTAAATAAgaagctttattggccaagtatgtgacaacacgcaaggaatttgtctccagtagttggagccgcccTCGTACGacacaaaataataaaggaGTAATGGTCAGTGTACTGCTGCATAGTAAATCTTAAACTCCCGCAtatttaaggtttcaaattcacctatttgcagatttttgtgaGCCTATAGTAgaagggtgcccagacttttttaccccaagatctacttttcaagtagccagcctctcgcgagctaccgacaacGGTAGTTCGCTTTCTACATTGCCTTCTGACCAGACCTATCCCacatggaaaagagaaaatatcgTCCAgtataaccactttttcttcaattatttacatactccgacagtcattgcatcttaaaacgacagcatttctttaactttctccattaatatcgaaaagtaaacataagcagcatctctagcttgtctttgctctacattgcccagtgttgctaactaaagcagcagtggtggacactgttattataaaacacattgatgggctgcgtaagtaatgtaacatttgtaattttgagtgtacgtctttaagagccgggggagggggggtgtagGGTGTAAGGTaagctaggaaaaagagagtgtggcggagcagcagtcGTTGTCAGAGAAAGTTCCGGGCACAATTGCGCGCGTGCGTAgttaagagggaacattggcggatgtattttatttatttattttttggggcatGCCGTCCTGTgattgaccaagactgcctcacagtcgagcgattgagcacccctgctataGTCCATTACTCACTGAAAAACTTACGTGGTAGCTGTTTTTGAACACAGGTCCAACACTTCGACGCCATCGTGTGGCCTGCTGGTGTGACGAGCCCTATAGTATGGTGGAGTGAAATGAGGAGGAccatttggacaaaagtattgctttgctgccattttgtggcactAGAgtaccaaggaactatgttaTGGTGCGTTGAGGTGCTTCATTAAAGCAAAAGTAAGGCTTTGCCGCAATGTTGTGGTATCTTGGTGGCAAGGAACCATGTCAAAGTGAACTCAGTGAGCACATTTTATCCATATTGTACTCTCAACATGTCAAATTTCTCAAGTCCAATATTGAATGGTGATGTATGAATTTGGAATGTTTCCGAATGAAGCACGATCATCACTGGTGGGTTAGGGTTGGCCAACCAGATTAATGTCAGTGATATTGAGCAGCCTCATCATTTCTAACCCTCAAGGCAAAGAACATTGTGTTCCACATCAAGTccgtgccaatttttttttataaaacaaactcatgCATAATATTGGATGGATCTGATACATGATCATCACTCATTAGCAGGCATCAATGCACACACTGGCATGTGTGATTTCACTCCATGCATGATATTGAACGCTCATTAGTCCTTCCCCTACAGGAAGAGGTTTTGTTGAAAAGCAGTAATTACTATATTGATTACAGTATCTCTCCCTGCTCCCACACCCCTCTTTCAGATCCAGTCACCGACAATAAAGGACTACAGTATGGCCTTGTATTCACAAAACAGTTCTCAGAAACCCAGATGGAGTAAGGAAGAAGTGTCTCAAATTAAAGAAAGGTGCACTGATGGTAATGACGGCATATTCGGTAAAGGCAAAAAATATACATCAGCTGCAGATAGGTAATAAAAtgctaataaatgtttttggtttttttttaaggttgacATCTATGGAAAAGGACAATGCCAATCAATAAAGGTGCAAAAGAGATGCCAAATAAAAATCACTTGATGTTGTATTAAAACGTACTGACTGGAAAatagaaaaatgcaaatgtagacatttacagtatttaagcCCACCCCAAGTattcttcaaacaacaaaataatgcatTACATGTTGCGTTACAAGTGTGGTGTGTAATTACATGTGGGAGTGTGCAATGGCAGCTTAAGGTCAACAGCAAtagtcatttaaaaagaaaggagCTGTCTAATGGACCCACAGCTATTACgagagtatttttatttttgttcaatgcTTGAAATCAGATTTATGGTGATCTTGTGCATCTTTCTAGTGGCTTTTTAGGCCATTACAGTCAAAAAGGTACATTATTGTTGTGACTTTAAGGTTCTATGTATGTCAGAAATCATTTGCCTTTAATGTCCTCCCTCGTGACAGTCAGCCAGTCATTAAGAACAAGTTTGTGAGTGGACTGAGTCAGTATGTGAAAGTTCAGagtccacaaaatgttggcTGGGTActttaaaataagaaaatacaaGTGGCAGCTGTTTAGTTCTCCATGTGACTTCTGCTCAGTGTCATCCtaattaaatgtacttttgcAAATGTACTTTATCCTGAAATGATGCAGCAACTGAACACTTTTCTTTAAGTTTATTTGATACTGCATTTTAGTGGACTGATGTTTTACCATGCGAAACGATTTTTGACAATCGGATACTTTGAACTGTGTAGAAGCAGTTTGGGGATGTCTCTTTTCGGTTCCAACATGACTCATAGATTCATAAAGTCATACTTGGGTACATATGGCGCGAGCTCCGCCACTGaccctgcctttcgcccaaagtctgCTGTGATAGGCTCCCACTAACAAGGAGCAACATTATTGCAAAATAATGAATGGAGATTAAGATGAGATAGAACCACATAAGATAAATTAAAATCCATTCaaacatcaattttctgagctgtttatcgtCACACGGGTCAAGTGAGGTCAGAgtactggagccgatcccagctgtaatTAAGAATAAAACGAGGAAGACAAAACAATATGGTGACATTTAGATTGGATCCCCACATCCTTTCTTGATGTCAGCCCAATTAAAAGTTTCTTTTTAGCAAATGGTAACAGAGACCAAATCACTGTAGAACATAGAAAGAATGAGCTAGAGAAACAAAAAGCCCTGCAGCAATTTCCCCTTTgcgttgtttctttctttcatctTCCGCCCCCTCTGCGC of the Syngnathoides biaculeatus isolate LvHL_M chromosome 22, ASM1980259v1, whole genome shotgun sequence genome contains:
- the LOC133495774 gene encoding voltage-dependent T-type calcium channel subunit alpha-1G-like, with the translated sequence MMAEDGGNLSGTPDSRGSEGRSSLPRTFIRLNDLSGEGTGGSVERTEVTMEPASPASPALDGTSSAGDEASASGEESLPYPTLAPVVFFYMKQSTRPRSWCLKMVCNPYPFFKKNKTKHQIAVILQSIS